DNA sequence from the Janibacter sp. CX7 genome:
AGCCTCGCGCAGCTCGCGCCAGTCCCCCGGCGGGTCCACCTCGCCGCGGTGCCCGAGCCCCCAGTTGATCCCGATGATGCGCCCCGGCGAGACCAGGGCCATCTTGAGCTTGGTCAGCCCGGGGAGCTGCAGGGTCCTCATGGCATCGGCCACGAGCCGCAGCAGCTGCTCGACCGCGCGCTGGACGTCCTCGTCGCCGTTGCCCTCGAGCAGAGACAGCAGGAGCACGGCGAGGAACTCGGTGTCGGTCGTGCCGCGCATCTGCTGGAGGTACTCGTCCGCGCAGTGCTGCAGCAGCTCGCGCTGCAGGACCTGCCAGCCCGGCAGGTAGCCGTTCTGCGCGATGAGCCACGGCGCCCCCTCGAAGAAGAAGGGGTGGCAGTTCTCGTCAGCGAGGACGACCTGGGAGTCGTAGGCCGCCGCCCGCACGTGCGCCAGCAGGGTGTTGGCCTGGAGGCTGGGGATCAGGCTCGCGGCATTGTCGTCGTAGAAGGCCGCCATCGGCCGGCGGTAGATGAGGGGCTCGTGCGGCTTGAGCAGGTGGTCGCCCCACGCGCCGAACCCCCAGCCCGCGAGCTGCAGCTCGGGGTGCCGCTCCGGGTCGAGCGCCTGGTTGACCAGGCTGTTGTCCGGCGTGAGCAGCAGGCTCTCCAGCGGGGTCTCCGGCCCGATGTAGGCAAGGACTCGACACATGTGCGACCTCTCCGTGACGGCTCACCGTGCGTCGGCGCACGGTCTCGCCAGCGTAGGTGACGCTCAGGCGCTCCCCGTGGTGGGCGCGTCCACCGCGCCGCCGTACCGCCGCTCGCGCTGGGCGTAGGTCTCGATGGCCTCCCACAGGTGGCGGCGGTCGTAGTCGGGCCACAGCGTGTCCTGGAAGACCATCTCGGCATAGGCCGACTGCCAGAGCAGGAAGTTGCTCGTGCGCTGCTCCCCCGAGCTGCGCAGGAAGAGGTCGACGTCGGGCATGGTCGGCTCGGTGAGATAGCGCGCGATGGTGCGCTCGTCGATGCCCGAGCCCTTGAGCCGGCCCGCCTTGACGTCCTCGGCGATGCGCCGCACGCCGTCGGCGATCTCGGCGCGACCTCCGTAGTTGACGCAGAAGTAGAGCGTCAGCGCGTCGTTGTCGCGGGTCATCTCCTGGGCGATCTCGAGCTCCTTGATGACCGAGCTCCACAGCCGCGGACGCCGACCGACCCAGCGCATGCGCACGCCCCATGCGTGCAGCTGGTCGCGGCGGCGGCGGATGACGTCACGGTTGAAGCCCATGAGGAAGCGCACCTCCTCGGGCGAACGGCGCCAGTTCTCCGTGGAGAAGGCATAGGTCGACAGGTGCTTGACCCCGATGTCGAGCGCGCCGGCGACGACGTCGAGCAGCGCCCCCTCGCCGGCCTCGTGGCCCTTGGTCCGCGGCAGGCCGCGCTGGTTGGCCCAGCGGCCGTTGCCGTCCATGACGATCGCGACGTGCCCGGGCACGAGGTCGGCGGGCACGGGCGGGGGCGTCGCTCCGCTCGGGTGGGCGAACGGGGTCTCGTAGCGGCTCATCCGGTCCTCTGCGATGGGGTGGGGTCGGGGCGGGTGCGGTCGACGTGACGAAGGGAGAGCACCCCGCGCTCGAGGTGCCACTGGAGGAAGGCCGCGGTCAGGCCGGAGCCCTCGCGCCGGTGGCGGTCGAGGGAGGTGTCAGCGGCTGCCCAGTCGCCGGTGAGCAGGGCGGCGAGCAGCTCGAGGGTCTCGGGTGCGGGCGCGGAGGCGCCGGGCACGCGGCAGCTGCGGCAGAGCACGCCGCCGTGGGCGACGTGGAAGGCGCGGTGCGGGCCCGGCTCGCCGCACTGGGCGCAGTCGTGGAAGCTCGGCGCCCAGCCGGCGACGGCCAGGGCACGCAGGAGGTAGGCGTCGAGGCTGAGCTCGGGGGCGTGCTCGGCGTGGGCGAGCGAGCGCAGCGCGCCGGCGAGCAGGAGGAACTGCTGCACCGCCATCTCGCCCTCCTCGGTGAGCCGGTCGGCGGTCTCGAGCATCGCCGAGGCAGCGGTCCAGCGCGAGTAGTCGCGGGCGATCTGGTCACCCCACGGGTCGAGCGACTCGGCCTGGGTCACGGTGTCGAGGTTGCGCCCCTCGTAGCACTGGAGGTCGACGTGCATGCCCGGCTCGAGGCGGGCGCCGAACTTCGACTTCGTGCGGCGGACCCCCTTCGCCACTGCGCGGACCTTGCCCCGGCCGCGCGTGAGCACGGTGATGATCCGGTCGGCCTCACCCAGCTTGTGGGTGCGCAGGACGACCCCGGAGTCGCGGTAGAGGGGCACCGGGCCATTGTCTCCCTTCGCACCGACACGACACGCACCCCCACGCCGAGTCCAACCTCTCGAACACACGTTCGACCCGCTGCTACGCTCGGTCCATGCAGGCGCTCCAGTCCTCGCTCTTCGACACGGCCGACTCCCCGACGCTCGGTGACCTCGACCGGCGGCACCGCCGCTTCCTCGACGGCACCGCCTGGCTCGACCTGCTGCCCGGGTGGGCCTGCGGCAGCGACGAGGTCCTGACGACGCTGCTGCACGAGGTGCCGTGGCGGGCCGAGCGCCGGCAGATGTACGACTCCGTCGTCGACGTGCCTCGCCTGCAGTGCTTCTACGGCGAAGGGGAGGCCCTCCCCCACCCGCTGCTCACCGACATGCGCGAGCAGCTCTCGGCCCACTACGCGATCGAGCTCGGCGAGCCCTTCGTCACCGCCGGCCTGTGCCTCTACCGCGACGGCGAGGACTCCGTCGCGTGGCACGGCGACCGGATCGGCCGCAGCCGCGAGCAGGACACGATGATCGCCATCGTCTCCCTCGGCTCGGCGAGGCACCTCTCCCTTCGCCCTCGCGATGGCGGTGTCTCGCAACGGGTCTCGCTCGGCCACGGAGACCTCGTCGTCATGGGCGGCGCCTGCCAGCGGACCTGGGACCACGCCGTGCCCAAGACCTCGGCCGCCGTCGGGCCCCGCGTCTCGATCCAGTTCCGCGTGGCCGGAGTCCGCTGAGCCGGGTGAGTGATCCCACCCATTCCGCCCGCGACGCGGTGCCGAGATGATGGGTCATGGCGCTCGTCCGAGCCCCATCAGGGCAGGAGGATCCCATGTCCGTTCATCAGCACCCGGACCACACGGTGGCGGCCGTCGACGAGCTCGTGGCCGCAGGCATCATCGACCCGGCAGATCGTGACCGAGCGCTCAGCGTCATCAGCGGCACCGGTCAGGGCAGCACGGGGCGTGGCCGGCTGGCCGGGGAGATCAGCGCCTATGTCGGTGGGGTGCTCGTCTTCACCGCCGCAGCCCTCTTCATCGGCACCCAGTGGTCCCACCTGACCTCCGGCACCCGTGCCGGCCTCGTGGCTGGCGCGGCGGCGGTCCTCGCGGCTGCGGCTGGTGCCGTCGTCGCGCTCG
Encoded proteins:
- a CDS encoding class II glutamine amidotransferase, producing MCRVLAYIGPETPLESLLLTPDNSLVNQALDPERHPELQLAGWGFGAWGDHLLKPHEPLIYRRPMAAFYDDNAASLIPSLQANTLLAHVRAAAYDSQVVLADENCHPFFFEGAPWLIAQNGYLPGWQVLQRELLQHCADEYLQQMRGTTDTEFLAVLLLSLLEGNGDEDVQRAVEQLLRLVADAMRTLQLPGLTKLKMALVSPGRIIGINWGLGHRGEVDPPGDWRELREAPAGSDDFDLGMLLEPMYLLLGRNFEQAEGTYGFEECTEEDATAAVFASEPLTEDGEGWLSLDYGSITFLERQDDGRITRSARELALPEAP
- a CDS encoding isoprenyl transferase, giving the protein MSRYETPFAHPSGATPPPVPADLVPGHVAIVMDGNGRWANQRGLPRTKGHEAGEGALLDVVAGALDIGVKHLSTYAFSTENWRRSPEEVRFLMGFNRDVIRRRRDQLHAWGVRMRWVGRRPRLWSSVIKELEIAQEMTRDNDALTLYFCVNYGGRAEIADGVRRIAEDVKAGRLKGSGIDERTIARYLTEPTMPDVDLFLRSSGEQRTSNFLLWQSAYAEMVFQDTLWPDYDRRHLWEAIETYAQRERRYGGAVDAPTTGSA
- the recO gene encoding DNA repair protein RecO, with product MPLYRDSGVVLRTHKLGEADRIITVLTRGRGKVRAVAKGVRRTKSKFGARLEPGMHVDLQCYEGRNLDTVTQAESLDPWGDQIARDYSRWTAASAMLETADRLTEEGEMAVQQFLLLAGALRSLAHAEHAPELSLDAYLLRALAVAGWAPSFHDCAQCGEPGPHRAFHVAHGGVLCRSCRVPGASAPAPETLELLAALLTGDWAAADTSLDRHRREGSGLTAAFLQWHLERGVLSLRHVDRTRPDPTPSQRTG
- a CDS encoding alpha-ketoglutarate-dependent dioxygenase AlkB, encoding MQALQSSLFDTADSPTLGDLDRRHRRFLDGTAWLDLLPGWACGSDEVLTTLLHEVPWRAERRQMYDSVVDVPRLQCFYGEGEALPHPLLTDMREQLSAHYAIELGEPFVTAGLCLYRDGEDSVAWHGDRIGRSREQDTMIAIVSLGSARHLSLRPRDGGVSQRVSLGHGDLVVMGGACQRTWDHAVPKTSAAVGPRVSIQFRVAGVR